The Pseudodesulfovibrio sp. zrk46 genome contains a region encoding:
- a CDS encoding transporter substrate-binding domain-containing protein, whose protein sequence is MFRRFAFLLIAFFLLQAPCMARETIVLASVEWPPYVGNSLHSGGISAQVVRAAFEAVDIDVDIRYFPWSRTLYEAHNNPEIMGYFPEYPDPERVNTYFFSDSIGRSPLGFAKRRARAIRWYSVLDWKKFVFATVRGYANSPVFDEMVAKNEIVVDESVSDIFVLRKVLAGRVDYGVIDSNVFTYLMSKDPFLHARRGELKMDPHLLAILHLHVAFKRTDDGERIRNLFNKGLQSVSPLSIQQEYLQKYLSH, encoded by the coding sequence ATGTTCAGACGTTTTGCCTTTCTTTTGATAGCCTTTTTCCTGTTGCAAGCCCCCTGCATGGCACGGGAGACGATTGTATTGGCGTCAGTTGAATGGCCTCCATACGTGGGCAACTCGTTACACAGTGGTGGAATATCTGCCCAGGTTGTGCGGGCTGCTTTTGAAGCAGTGGATATTGACGTTGATATTCGATACTTTCCGTGGAGCCGGACGCTTTACGAAGCCCATAATAACCCTGAGATAATGGGCTATTTCCCTGAATATCCTGACCCGGAACGGGTGAACACATATTTCTTCTCTGACAGCATAGGTAGAAGCCCCTTGGGGTTTGCCAAGCGTCGTGCACGGGCCATCAGATGGTACTCCGTGCTTGATTGGAAGAAGTTTGTTTTTGCTACAGTCAGGGGGTATGCCAACTCTCCTGTATTCGATGAAATGGTGGCAAAGAACGAGATTGTAGTCGATGAGTCTGTCTCTGACATCTTCGTTCTGCGCAAGGTGCTGGCTGGGCGAGTCGATTATGGGGTCATCGACAGCAACGTGTTTACCTATCTCATGAGTAAAGACCCATTCCTCCATGCTCGGCGTGGTGAACTCAAGATGGACCCGCATCTGCTCGCTATCCTCCATCTGCATGTAGCCTTTAAAAGAACAGATGATGGTGAGCGAATTCGTAATTTGTTCAATAAGGGGCTTCAAAGCGTCTCTCCGCTGTCGATTCAGCAGGAGTATTTGCAGAAGTATCTCTCTCACTAA
- a CDS encoding HAMP domain-containing sensor histidine kinase → MNDELIFADEQDDAESVVSEEINDSWRVLIVDDQKDVHTVTRLVLADYTFEGRSVECLSAYSGQEAQKMLLDHKDVAVLLLDVVMETSHSGLDVARFVRSEAKNKLVRIILRTGQPGEAPEREVVADLDINDYRQKSEMTADSLVTAVTTAIRSYRDLKTIDESQRGLHLLAMSVAHQVRNRTMTIAGFAKIISRREGCSEEVKEYLETIREESTRLEKMVGDVTHYASIEAAEMVPSNIRDMLEQVMEGVDARYEGADGVEWDVVCPDQTVQVDPALFASAFTEIMQNSVDFSDGRPKVSVTVSPGRLACVVEIEDKGVGISEDNMAHIYDPFFSLKPNGSGMGLCVVSKVVASHQWSLSLNSTLGEGTTVRVVIPRKEMTG, encoded by the coding sequence ATGAACGATGAGTTGATCTTTGCGGACGAACAAGATGACGCGGAGAGCGTTGTCTCGGAAGAGATAAACGACAGCTGGAGAGTGTTGATTGTGGACGACCAGAAGGACGTTCATACTGTCACGCGCCTCGTGCTTGCCGATTATACTTTCGAGGGACGGTCCGTGGAATGTCTTAGCGCCTACTCCGGGCAGGAAGCGCAGAAGATGTTGCTTGACCACAAGGATGTCGCCGTGCTGCTGCTCGATGTGGTCATGGAGACCTCGCATTCGGGTTTGGATGTAGCCCGTTTTGTGCGCTCCGAAGCAAAGAACAAGCTTGTTCGCATCATTCTTCGCACCGGCCAACCCGGCGAGGCGCCCGAACGAGAGGTGGTAGCCGATCTCGATATCAACGACTATCGGCAGAAGTCTGAGATGACCGCCGATAGCCTTGTTACCGCCGTCACCACTGCCATTCGTTCCTATCGCGATCTCAAGACCATTGATGAGTCCCAGCGTGGCCTGCATCTGCTTGCCATGTCCGTGGCCCATCAGGTTCGCAATCGGACCATGACCATTGCCGGTTTCGCCAAGATCATTTCCCGCCGGGAAGGGTGTTCTGAAGAGGTGAAGGAGTATCTCGAAACCATTCGTGAGGAATCAACACGGTTGGAGAAGATGGTGGGTGACGTTACCCATTATGCTTCAATTGAGGCGGCTGAGATGGTTCCTTCCAATATCCGTGACATGCTGGAGCAGGTCATGGAAGGGGTGGATGCTCGCTATGAAGGTGCAGACGGTGTGGAGTGGGATGTCGTTTGTCCGGATCAGACTGTGCAGGTGGATCCCGCCCTGTTCGCTTCAGCCTTTACCGAAATCATGCAGAACAGCGTGGATTTCAGTGATGGCCGTCCCAAGGTTTCGGTGACGGTTTCTCCTGGGCGCCTGGCCTGTGTTGTCGAGATCGAAGATAAGGGCGTGGGCATCAGCGAAGATAACATGGCTCACATCTATGATCCGTTCTTTTCCCTCAAGCCCAATGGCTCGGGCATGGGATTGTGTGTGGTGAGCAAGGTCGTCGCATCTCATCAGTGGAGTCTGTCTCTCAATTCCACTCTCGGTGAAGGAACAACCGTTCGTGTTGTCATTCCCCGGAAGGAAATGACTGGTTAA
- a CDS encoding transporter substrate-binding domain-containing protein, translating into MILSHNQVKRWTLVLFLTLLCSVGWPVAESRGKGLEDIRFLVEELPPYTHLENGQFAGVSYEVLKAALNAVGTPLDKWKVETFPWARIYDSIQHEPNTCAFTTRRTEEREQLFKWAGPIVDFQMVFIAKKGRFSINSLTDVKNYTVGVQKFSGMRDYLLEIGVPSRNIIESLSPELVVRKFAHDRCDLLMGDERATYYALKQGGVTADELESFYLFNPEGGWVAFNKKVPDEVVATLQKGLDIIRANGTLGKILYKFRARQ; encoded by the coding sequence GTGATTCTGTCCCATAATCAGGTAAAACGGTGGACGCTTGTTCTGTTCCTTACGCTGCTATGCAGCGTCGGTTGGCCTGTTGCTGAAAGCCGGGGCAAGGGACTTGAGGATATCCGTTTCCTGGTGGAAGAGTTGCCGCCGTATACCCATCTGGAAAATGGCCAATTTGCTGGTGTCAGCTATGAAGTGCTGAAGGCAGCCCTCAATGCTGTCGGTACTCCGTTGGACAAGTGGAAAGTGGAGACATTCCCGTGGGCCAGAATCTACGATAGCATTCAACATGAACCGAATACCTGTGCATTTACTACCCGACGTACTGAAGAGCGTGAGCAGCTGTTCAAGTGGGCTGGTCCCATCGTTGATTTTCAGATGGTTTTCATCGCCAAGAAAGGGCGTTTTTCGATCAACTCGTTGACTGATGTGAAGAACTATACGGTCGGGGTCCAGAAGTTCAGCGGCATGAGGGACTATCTGTTGGAAATCGGAGTGCCCTCCAGAAATATTATCGAATCACTGTCCCCGGAACTGGTCGTGCGCAAGTTTGCCCATGACAGATGCGACTTGCTCATGGGGGATGAGCGAGCCACCTATTATGCCTTGAAGCAGGGTGGGGTGACTGCTGATGAGTTGGAGAGCTTTTACCTCTTCAATCCCGAAGGCGGATGGGTAGCCTTCAACAAGAAGGTGCCGGATGAAGTCGTGGCAACTTTGCAGAAGGGGCTTGATATTATCCGGGCCAATGGAACCCTCGGTAAAATCCTCTACAAGTTCCGCGCACGACAGTAA
- a CDS encoding Dabb family protein: MVRHIVWWTLKEEVDGVSAQENAEKMKEMLEALMGRIEGLQHIEVGYKILTDDPKVDVILCSEHDDAEALAHYATHPEHLACVEFVKTVVSSRQAIDYEI, translated from the coding sequence ATGGTTAGGCATATCGTCTGGTGGACGTTGAAAGAGGAAGTTGATGGCGTTTCCGCTCAGGAAAACGCTGAAAAGATGAAAGAAATGCTCGAAGCCCTGATGGGTCGCATTGAAGGCCTGCAGCACATCGAAGTTGGTTACAAGATTCTGACCGATGACCCCAAGGTTGATGTGATTCTCTGCTCCGAGCACGACGATGCCGAGGCACTGGCCCACTACGCTACGCATCCTGAACATCTGGCTTGCGTCGAATTCGTCAAGACCGTGGTGAGCAGTCGTCAGGCAATTGATTACGAAATTTAA
- a CDS encoding methyl-accepting chemotaxis protein, with translation MGKARNFNLRLFVGMYFGALMMTVAASIGFAFVYGDKPWAAMAVSCGFLVIFGLSGIALTFMLGRGMIKPVKTVASYVGHILDGVYDRKEEEALVGSMPGLGELVAELSSRFKERLGFSTSILEGLPVPICIVDTDQNITFLNRECLQMIGSNENPESYYGRKISQIFYKDDRKSKIADCMDDDTRYMNLEAIFIHEDGSDINVLANLFPLHDVEGKIIGGCCLYLNTTELKRREAEIVCQNERIATAANQATSVSEELAAAATQLEGLVSNAQQGTHVQTERSSETATAMEEMNATVLEVARHAQDAAINADEARTRAADGEGIVTEVVDAIHQVATHADQLKGSMEELDERSEAIGKVLSVIEDIADQTNLLALNAAIEAARAGEAGRGFAVVADEVRKLAEKTMQATNEVHSAITGIQDGARKNVQATEIAVDSVNKSTEMAGRSGEALAAIVTVAEATADQVRAIATAAEQQSAASEEINEATMEVTRVAGETESLMVEASEAIRRLSQLAGDLTKIIREMQ, from the coding sequence ATGGGAAAGGCTCGAAATTTTAATCTTCGTCTCTTTGTGGGCATGTACTTTGGTGCCCTCATGATGACGGTAGCCGCATCCATCGGGTTCGCGTTTGTTTATGGGGACAAACCGTGGGCCGCCATGGCAGTGAGTTGCGGTTTTCTCGTCATTTTTGGACTCTCCGGAATCGCACTGACTTTTATGCTTGGTCGCGGCATGATCAAGCCTGTCAAGACAGTCGCCTCCTACGTGGGACATATCCTTGATGGTGTTTATGATCGCAAGGAAGAGGAAGCATTGGTTGGTTCCATGCCCGGCTTGGGTGAGCTGGTTGCGGAACTGTCTTCTCGCTTCAAGGAACGTCTAGGCTTCTCCACTTCCATTTTGGAAGGGCTGCCCGTACCCATTTGTATCGTTGATACCGATCAGAACATCACGTTTCTCAATCGTGAATGCCTTCAGATGATCGGCTCCAACGAGAACCCGGAGTCTTACTACGGACGTAAGATCTCTCAGATATTTTACAAGGATGACCGTAAGTCCAAGATCGCGGACTGCATGGACGACGACACTCGTTACATGAACCTTGAAGCGATCTTCATCCACGAGGACGGCAGCGATATCAACGTTCTCGCAAATCTCTTTCCGCTGCATGATGTGGAAGGCAAAATCATTGGCGGTTGTTGCCTGTATCTGAACACCACCGAACTCAAGCGCCGTGAGGCCGAGATCGTGTGTCAGAATGAGCGCATCGCCACTGCTGCCAATCAGGCTACTTCGGTATCCGAAGAGCTGGCCGCAGCAGCAACCCAGCTGGAAGGTCTTGTGTCCAATGCGCAGCAGGGTACTCATGTTCAGACCGAGCGTTCCAGCGAGACCGCCACGGCCATGGAAGAAATGAATGCCACTGTATTGGAAGTGGCCCGTCATGCACAGGATGCCGCCATCAACGCCGACGAAGCACGCACCCGTGCAGCAGATGGCGAGGGTATCGTGACCGAAGTGGTGGACGCCATCCATCAGGTTGCCACCCATGCGGATCAGTTAAAAGGTTCCATGGAGGAACTGGACGAACGTTCGGAAGCCATCGGCAAGGTCTTGAGCGTCATCGAAGATATCGCTGATCAGACCAACCTGCTTGCTCTCAACGCCGCCATTGAGGCTGCCCGTGCCGGTGAGGCCGGACGCGGATTCGCGGTGGTTGCTGATGAAGTTCGCAAGCTGGCTGAAAAGACCATGCAGGCAACCAATGAAGTTCATTCCGCCATTACCGGTATTCAGGATGGTGCCCGCAAGAATGTTCAGGCTACTGAAATAGCGGTCGACTCCGTGAACAAGAGTACGGAGATGGCCGGACGGTCCGGCGAAGCGTTGGCTGCCATCGTGACAGTGGCAGAAGCAACCGCCGATCAGGTTCGAGCCATTGCTACCGCAGCTGAGCAGCAGTCCGCTGCCAGTGAGGAAATCAACGAGGCCACCATGGAAGTCACCCGTGTGGCCGGCGAAACCGAGTCTCTCATGGTCGAGGCTTCCGAGGCCATCAGACGTCTGTCTCAGTTGGCCGGAGACCTGACCAAAATCATCCGTGAAATGCAGTAA
- the ldhH gene encoding L-lactate dehydrogenase (quinone) large subunit LdhH → MQKANDLKEYREELRESLDNDFLRTTLDNFAVAYRAGRANAFKGMDVKGLIDDIAASKDAAAANFKELYAEFKKNAEAAGIHVHYAQDGDEANRIISEIGKKAGVKKIVKSKSMTAEETLLNHDLEDAGFEVIETDLGEWIIQLRHEGPSHMVMPAIHLSRHQVSDLFTDVTGKKQDDDIAKLVKVARRELRKEYIEADMGITGANFAIAETGGIGLVTNEGNARLVSTLPRVHVALMGIDKLLPKLHDALRILKALPRNATGQQITSYVTWITGANECFAAEAEDGKKEIHYVVLDNGRSELINDPLFSQVNRCVRCGACANVCPVYRLVGGHKMGHIYIGAIGLILTYFFHGKDKAKNLVQNCINCEACKDICAGGIDLPRLIKEIHARIQAEDGSPIPQRLMGAVLKNRKLFHTLLRTAKWGQKPVAEGDGFIRHLPMIFSKEHSFRALPTVAEVPFRDWWQKNRPYVDQPKLKVALFSGCVQDFVYPEQMQAAVKIFAANGVDMEYPMDQSCCGLPVQMMGEMKTSKDVATQNLRAFDAGAYDYIITLCASCASHLKHNYPKLVMDKPGLKLKADQFASKVIDFSSFVNDVLKVEADDYKGEGTKTTYHAPCHLCRGLDVHEAPRQLIEKSGSEYIECNEEEVCCGFGGTFSMKFPELSAELLNKKLNNVEETGADVLLTDCPGCVMQLRGGLKKRGSKVKVRHVSEVLADAQKK, encoded by the coding sequence ATGCAGAAAGCAAACGATCTGAAAGAATATCGCGAGGAATTGCGTGAGTCTCTGGATAACGACTTCCTCCGCACCACTCTGGATAATTTCGCCGTCGCATACCGTGCCGGTCGCGCCAACGCCTTCAAGGGCATGGACGTCAAGGGCCTGATCGACGACATCGCCGCATCCAAGGATGCTGCTGCCGCCAACTTCAAGGAGCTCTACGCCGAGTTCAAGAAGAACGCAGAAGCCGCTGGTATCCACGTTCACTACGCTCAGGATGGCGACGAAGCCAACCGCATCATCTCTGAAATCGGTAAAAAGGCCGGCGTCAAGAAGATCGTCAAATCCAAGTCCATGACCGCTGAGGAAACCCTCCTCAACCATGACCTGGAAGACGCTGGTTTCGAAGTTATCGAGACTGACCTCGGCGAATGGATCATTCAGCTGCGCCATGAGGGCCCGTCCCACATGGTTATGCCCGCCATTCACCTGTCCCGTCATCAGGTCTCCGACCTCTTCACCGACGTCACCGGCAAGAAGCAGGACGACGACATCGCCAAGCTGGTCAAGGTTGCCCGCCGTGAGCTCCGCAAGGAGTACATCGAGGCTGATATGGGTATCACCGGCGCCAACTTCGCCATCGCCGAGACCGGCGGTATCGGCCTGGTCACCAACGAAGGTAACGCTCGTCTGGTTTCCACGCTGCCTCGCGTCCACGTCGCCCTGATGGGTATCGACAAGCTCCTGCCCAAGCTGCATGACGCACTGCGCATCCTCAAGGCTCTGCCCCGTAACGCCACTGGTCAGCAGATCACTTCCTACGTGACCTGGATCACCGGCGCCAACGAGTGCTTCGCTGCCGAGGCTGAAGACGGCAAGAAGGAAATCCACTACGTGGTTCTGGACAACGGTCGTTCCGAACTGATCAACGATCCGCTGTTCTCCCAGGTTAACCGCTGCGTACGCTGCGGCGCCTGTGCCAACGTCTGCCCGGTTTACCGCCTGGTTGGTGGTCACAAGATGGGTCACATCTACATCGGCGCCATCGGCCTGATCCTGACCTACTTCTTCCACGGCAAGGACAAGGCCAAGAACCTCGTTCAGAACTGCATCAACTGTGAAGCGTGTAAGGATATCTGCGCCGGTGGCATCGATCTGCCGCGTCTGATCAAGGAAATCCACGCTCGCATTCAGGCAGAAGACGGCAGCCCGATTCCTCAGCGTCTCATGGGTGCTGTGCTCAAGAACCGCAAGCTGTTCCACACTCTGCTTCGCACCGCCAAGTGGGGCCAGAAGCCCGTGGCCGAAGGCGATGGTTTCATCCGTCACCTGCCCATGATCTTCTCCAAGGAACACTCCTTCCGCGCACTGCCCACCGTGGCTGAAGTGCCTTTCCGTGACTGGTGGCAGAAGAACCGTCCCTACGTGGATCAGCCCAAGCTGAAGGTTGCTCTGTTCTCCGGCTGCGTACAGGACTTCGTCTACCCCGAGCAGATGCAGGCCGCGGTCAAGATCTTCGCTGCAAACGGCGTGGACATGGAATACCCCATGGATCAGTCCTGCTGCGGTCTGCCCGTCCAGATGATGGGTGAGATGAAGACTTCCAAGGACGTTGCCACCCAGAACCTGCGTGCATTCGACGCTGGCGCATATGATTACATCATTACTCTCTGCGCCTCCTGTGCATCGCATCTCAAGCATAACTACCCGAAGTTGGTCATGGACAAGCCCGGCCTGAAACTCAAGGCCGATCAGTTCGCTTCCAAGGTCATCGACTTCTCCTCCTTCGTGAACGACGTGTTGAAGGTAGAGGCAGACGACTACAAGGGCGAAGGCACCAAGACCACTTATCACGCTCCGTGCCACCTCTGCCGAGGTCTGGATGTCCACGAAGCTCCGCGCCAGCTCATCGAGAAGTCCGGCTCGGAATACATTGAATGCAATGAAGAAGAAGTCTGCTGCGGTTTCGGCGGCACCTTCTCCATGAAATTCCCGGAACTCTCCGCCGAGTTGTTGAACAAGAAGCTCAACAACGTCGAGGAGACTGGAGCAGACGTGCTGCTCACCGACTGCCCCGGCTGTGTCATGCAGCTTCGCGGCGGACTGAAGAAGCGCGGCTCCAAGGTTAAAGTCCGACACGTGTCGGAAGTACTGGCAGACGCTCAGAAAAAGTAG
- a CDS encoding lactate utilization protein, which produces MSSKEEQYKLFVEKAELVSAKITEIKSEEEALQYVIDICDQKEACQLLAAGCEQNLSDEAEALCETKQQKVIAAPGLKADLYKALAAKAEKAGFKCIETGMRDHLAGIDIGFTFADYGIADTGTLMVDCPSEELRLATMVSEFHVCVLPKSKLRANTYGVEKMMLTRMKKAPNYMAYITGASRTADIERVLSIGVHGPLELHILVLED; this is translated from the coding sequence ATGTCTTCTAAGGAAGAACAGTACAAATTGTTTGTTGAAAAAGCAGAACTCGTTTCTGCCAAGATTACGGAAATCAAGAGCGAAGAAGAAGCTCTTCAGTACGTTATCGACATTTGTGATCAAAAAGAAGCCTGTCAGCTGCTTGCTGCCGGTTGCGAACAGAATCTGTCTGACGAAGCAGAAGCTCTGTGCGAAACCAAACAGCAGAAAGTCATCGCAGCTCCCGGCCTGAAGGCTGATCTCTACAAGGCCCTGGCTGCCAAGGCAGAGAAAGCTGGCTTCAAATGTATCGAAACCGGTATGCGTGATCATCTCGCCGGTATCGATATCGGGTTCACCTTCGCCGACTACGGCATCGCCGACACCGGCACCCTGATGGTGGACTGTCCCAGCGAAGAACTCCGCCTGGCCACCATGGTCAGCGAATTTCACGTTTGCGTCCTGCCCAAATCCAAGCTCCGCGCCAACACCTACGGCGTGGAAAAGATGATGCTGACCCGCATGAAGAAAGCGCCCAACTACATGGCGTACATCACCGGTGCCAGCCGTACCGCGGACATCGAGCGCGTGCTCTCCATTGGTGTCCACGGTCCCCTTGAACTCCACATCTTGGTCTTGGAGGACTAA
- a CDS encoding acetate kinase, with protein MKVLVINSGSSSIKYQLLDTETEAVMVNGLVERIGEEVGDLKNKAYPDTDDEAVTKLHQSIPDHTTGMRLAIDLICDPEKGVLKDKSEIDAIGHRVVHGGEAFNQPTLINDEVIAAIEACVPLAPLHNPANLDGIRVAMELFPEAPQVAVFDTAFHQTIPAHAYMYALPYELYEKDRVRRYGFHGTSHKFVAGELAAQIGKPADELNMITVHLGNGGSITAVEKGKSVDTTMGLTPLEGLVMGTRSGDVDPAVHAFLARNKGMSIEEIDTMLNKESGLKGLCGLNDMRDIHAAIEKGDERAEIALGVQTYRNRKYIGAYMAVLGNVDGIVFTAGIGENDDIVRYESVKGLECFGVKIDEAANANRAKEPMKISTDDSTVAVWVIPTNEELAIARETKEVITK; from the coding sequence ATGAAAGTTCTGGTCATCAATTCCGGTAGCTCATCGATCAAGTATCAGCTGCTGGATACCGAGACCGAAGCGGTCATGGTCAACGGCCTCGTGGAGCGTATCGGTGAAGAGGTAGGCGACCTCAAGAATAAAGCCTACCCTGACACTGATGATGAAGCTGTCACCAAGCTTCATCAGTCCATTCCGGACCACACCACCGGCATGCGTCTGGCCATCGACCTGATTTGTGATCCGGAAAAGGGCGTGCTCAAGGACAAGAGCGAGATCGATGCTATCGGTCACCGTGTTGTTCACGGCGGTGAGGCTTTCAACCAGCCGACCCTGATCAACGACGAAGTGATCGCAGCCATCGAAGCCTGCGTACCTCTGGCTCCGCTGCATAACCCGGCCAATCTGGACGGTATCCGCGTAGCCATGGAACTCTTCCCGGAAGCACCGCAGGTCGCCGTGTTCGACACCGCTTTCCATCAGACCATTCCTGCCCACGCATACATGTACGCTCTGCCGTACGAGCTTTACGAGAAGGATCGTGTCCGCCGCTATGGTTTCCACGGCACTTCCCACAAGTTCGTCGCCGGTGAACTGGCTGCCCAGATTGGCAAGCCCGCCGATGAGCTGAACATGATCACTGTGCACCTGGGTAACGGCGGTTCCATCACCGCTGTAGAGAAGGGCAAGTCCGTGGACACCACCATGGGCCTGACTCCTCTGGAAGGCCTGGTTATGGGCACCCGTTCCGGTGACGTGGATCCCGCTGTTCACGCATTCCTGGCACGCAACAAGGGTATGTCCATCGAAGAGATCGACACCATGCTGAATAAGGAGTCCGGTCTGAAGGGTCTGTGCGGCCTGAATGACATGCGCGACATCCATGCCGCGATTGAAAAGGGCGACGAGCGCGCTGAGATCGCCCTGGGCGTTCAGACCTACCGTAACCGCAAGTACATCGGTGCTTACATGGCCGTTCTCGGCAATGTAGACGGCATCGTCTTCACTGCAGGTATCGGTGAGAATGACGACATCGTTCGTTATGAATCCGTAAAGGGTCTGGAGTGTTTCGGCGTTAAAATCGACGAAGCAGCCAACGCCAACCGCGCAAAAGAACCCATGAAGATCAGCACGGACGATAGCACCGTTGCTGTCTGGGTTATTCCCACAAACGAGGAACTCGCGATTGCGCGCGAGACCAAAGAAGTAATAACCAAGTAA
- the pta gene encoding phosphate acetyltransferase, protein MSKNLYVSATEERSGKSAVILGVMQMLLRELHNVAIFRPIINDPGEGNKDHDIALMTEHFKLSIPYRDTYAYTLKEARELINSGQQDLVLENILNKYKVLEQEYDFVLCEGTDFKGKDPAFEFDLNADIAANIGAPMLVVTSGRDKTPEEVVNITQTTLDTLAEKGVDFVACLVNRAPEGMTQDMVSGIECKNEGQALPIYVIPEDEKLGKPSIADVKRWLDADVLYGHSGLQALVDNYVVAAMQIGNFLDYIKPGSLIITPGDRSDIILSSLATRLSSSYPDIAGIVLTGGLDVSNNVHKLIEGWTGVPVPVLSVKGHTYHNVQELNRLYGRIEANDHQRIATALGGFAQHVNVQELRDRVVEQRSTRVTPKMFEYSLFDKASRDKQRIVLPEGTGERILRAADILLRRGVAEIILLGREEEIRNNASKFGVDISGAEIIDPSESELLDQFAEEYLELRKHKGMIAEMAWDRMSDTTYFGTMMVYKGYADGMVSGSVTTTAQTIRPAFEFVKTKPGCSIVSSVFLMCLKDRVLVYGDCAVNPNPNAQQLAEIAIGAAETAQIFGVEPRVAMLSYSTGSSGKGEDVQKVTEATKIAKELVKERGLDFPIEGPLQYDAAVDPDVAALKMPESDVAGKATVFIFPDLNTGNNTYKAVQRAANAVAIGPVLQGLNKPVNDLSRGCLVPDIVNTVAITAIQAQAEKK, encoded by the coding sequence GCAAATCTGCCGTGATCCTTGGTGTCATGCAGATGCTCCTCAGAGAACTGCATAATGTCGCCATTTTCCGGCCCATCATTAATGATCCGGGCGAAGGGAACAAGGACCACGACATTGCTCTCATGACTGAGCATTTCAAACTGTCCATCCCCTATCGCGACACCTACGCTTACACTCTCAAGGAAGCCCGTGAGTTGATCAATTCCGGTCAGCAGGACCTCGTCCTTGAGAACATCCTGAACAAATACAAGGTGCTGGAGCAGGAGTACGATTTCGTTCTCTGTGAAGGTACCGACTTCAAGGGCAAGGATCCGGCATTCGAGTTCGACCTGAATGCCGACATCGCCGCCAACATCGGCGCACCCATGCTCGTGGTGACCTCCGGTCGTGACAAGACCCCTGAAGAGGTGGTCAACATCACTCAGACCACTCTGGACACCCTGGCAGAAAAGGGCGTTGATTTCGTGGCCTGTCTGGTCAACCGCGCACCCGAAGGCATGACTCAGGATATGGTCAGCGGCATCGAGTGCAAGAATGAAGGCCAGGCCCTGCCCATATACGTGATCCCCGAGGACGAAAAACTGGGCAAGCCGTCCATTGCGGACGTGAAGCGTTGGCTCGACGCCGACGTGCTCTACGGTCACTCCGGCCTGCAGGCTCTGGTGGACAACTACGTTGTCGCCGCCATGCAGATCGGCAACTTCCTCGACTACATCAAGCCCGGCAGCCTGATCATCACTCCCGGCGACCGTTCGGACATCATTCTGTCCAGCCTCGCCACTCGCCTGTCCAGCTCCTACCCGGACATCGCAGGCATCGTGTTGACTGGTGGCCTGGACGTTTCCAACAACGTCCACAAGCTGATCGAGGGTTGGACCGGCGTTCCGGTTCCGGTTCTCTCCGTCAAGGGTCACACCTACCATAACGTGCAGGAACTCAACCGCCTTTACGGTCGTATCGAAGCCAATGATCACCAGCGTATCGCTACGGCTCTTGGTGGCTTTGCCCAGCACGTAAACGTTCAGGAACTCCGCGATCGCGTGGTCGAGCAGCGCTCCACCCGCGTCACCCCGAAGATGTTCGAGTACTCCCTCTTTGATAAGGCCTCCCGCGACAAGCAGCGAATTGTTCTGCCAGAAGGTACTGGCGAACGAATCCTCCGCGCCGCTGACATATTGCTCAGACGTGGCGTGGCAGAGATTATCCTGCTCGGCCGAGAAGAGGAAATCCGCAACAACGCCTCCAAGTTCGGAGTGGACATCTCAGGAGCGGAAATCATTGATCCGAGCGAGTCTGAACTGCTCGATCAGTTTGCCGAGGAATACCTCGAGCTGCGTAAGCACAAAGGCATGATCGCCGAAATGGCCTGGGATCGTATGTCTGATACGACCTACTTCGGTACCATGATGGTATACAAAGGCTATGCAGACGGCATGGTTTCCGGTTCGGTGACTACCACCGCCCAGACCATTCGTCCCGCCTTTGAGTTCGTGAAGACCAAGCCGGGATGTTCCATCGTCTCGTCTGTCTTCCTCATGTGCCTGAAGGACCGCGTCCTGGTTTACGGTGACTGCGCCGTCAACCCCAACCCCAATGCGCAGCAGCTGGCAGAAATCGCCATCGGTGCCGCCGAGACCGCACAGATCTTCGGCGTTGAGCCCCGTGTGGCCATGCTCAGCTACTCCACCGGTTCTTCCGGTAAGGGTGAGGACGTACAAAAGGTAACCGAAGCGACCAAGATCGCTAAGGAACTCGTTAAAGAACGTGGTCTGGACTTCCCCATCGAAGGACCGCTTCAGTACGATGCTGCCGTGGACCCGGATGTTGCCGCCCTTAAAATGCCCGAATCTGACGTGGCAGGTAAGGCGACGGTCTTCATCTTCCCGGATCTGAACACCGGTAACAACACCTACAAGGCCGTCCAGCGTGCAGCCAATGCTGTCGCCATCGGTCCTGTTCTCCAGGGGTTGAACAAGCCGGTCAACGATCTGTCCCGCGGTTGTCTCGTTCCCGACATCGTGAACACTGTTGCCATCACGGCTATTCAGGCCCAGGCAGAAAAGAAATAA